One part of the Mesorhizobium sp. M4B.F.Ca.ET.058.02.1.1 genome encodes these proteins:
- the parE gene encoding DNA topoisomerase IV subunit B yields the protein MDDSNDLFGNLEKQPQPVRATTRPADPLVQAAAKRPAASRDGSEGYSAADIEVLEGLEPVRRRPGMYIGGTDDKAMHHLFAEVIDNSMDEAVAGHATFIDVELSADGFLTVTDNGRGIPVDPHPKFKKPALEVIMTTLHSGGKFDSKVYETSGGLHGVGVSVVNALSDHLEVEVARGRQLYRQRFSRGIPVSGLEHLGEVHNRRGTRTRFHPDEQIFGKGAAFEPARLYRMTRSKAYLFGGVEIRWTCDPSLIKEKDQTPAKAEFHFPGGLKDYLKATLGDEFQVTREVFAGKSDKQGGHGSLEWAVTWFGGDGFLNSYCNTIPTAEGGTHEAGFRNVLTRGLRAYADLIGNKRASVITSEDVMISAAGMLSVFIREPEFVGQTKDRLATIEAMRIVENAIRDPFDHWLADNPQEGSKLLDWVIARADERVRRRQEKEVSRKSAVRKLRLPGKLADCTQNAAAGAELFIVEGDSAGGSAKQARDRASQAVLPLRGKILNVASAGNDKLAANQQISDLVQALGCGTRSKYRDEDLRYDRVIIMTDADVDGAHIASLLITFFYQEMPNLVRGGHLYMAVPPLYSIRQGGKIAYARDDAHKDELLRTEFTGRAKVEIGRFKGLGEMMASQLKETTMDPRKRTLLRVDVIDAEAATKDAVDALMGTKPEARFRFIQERAEFAEADVLDI from the coding sequence ATGGACGACAGCAACGACCTTTTCGGCAACCTGGAAAAGCAGCCGCAACCGGTTCGCGCCACCACGCGCCCGGCCGATCCGCTGGTGCAGGCGGCGGCCAAGCGCCCGGCCGCCTCGCGCGACGGCAGCGAAGGCTACAGCGCGGCCGACATCGAGGTGCTGGAGGGCCTTGAGCCGGTGCGGCGTCGGCCCGGCATGTATATCGGCGGCACCGACGACAAGGCGATGCACCATCTCTTCGCCGAGGTCATCGACAATTCGATGGACGAGGCGGTCGCCGGCCATGCCACCTTCATCGATGTCGAGCTGTCGGCCGACGGCTTCCTGACCGTCACCGACAACGGACGAGGCATCCCGGTCGATCCGCATCCGAAATTCAAGAAGCCGGCACTCGAAGTCATCATGACGACGCTGCATTCGGGCGGCAAATTCGACAGCAAGGTCTATGAGACCTCCGGCGGCCTGCACGGCGTGGGCGTCTCCGTCGTCAACGCGCTGTCCGACCATCTCGAGGTCGAAGTCGCGCGGGGTCGTCAGCTCTACCGCCAGCGCTTCTCGCGCGGTATCCCGGTGAGCGGTCTTGAGCATCTTGGTGAGGTCCATAACCGCCGCGGCACCAGGACCCGCTTCCACCCCGACGAGCAGATCTTCGGCAAGGGCGCCGCGTTCGAACCGGCGCGCCTCTACCGCATGACCCGCTCGAAAGCCTATCTGTTCGGCGGCGTCGAAATACGCTGGACCTGCGATCCGTCGCTGATCAAGGAGAAGGACCAGACGCCGGCCAAGGCCGAGTTCCATTTCCCGGGCGGCCTGAAGGACTATCTCAAGGCCACGCTCGGCGACGAATTCCAGGTCACGCGCGAGGTCTTCGCGGGAAAAAGCGACAAGCAGGGCGGCCACGGATCGCTGGAATGGGCGGTGACCTGGTTCGGCGGCGACGGCTTCCTCAATTCCTACTGCAACACCATCCCGACCGCCGAAGGCGGCACGCATGAGGCCGGCTTCCGCAACGTGCTGACGCGCGGGCTGCGTGCCTATGCCGATCTCATCGGCAACAAGCGCGCCTCGGTCATCACCTCGGAAGACGTCATGATCTCGGCCGCCGGCATGCTCTCGGTGTTCATCCGCGAGCCGGAATTCGTCGGCCAGACCAAGGACAGGCTGGCGACGATCGAGGCGATGCGCATCGTCGAAAACGCCATCCGCGATCCGTTTGACCACTGGCTGGCCGACAATCCGCAGGAGGGCTCCAAGCTTCTCGACTGGGTGATTGCGCGCGCCGACGAGCGCGTGCGCCGGCGCCAGGAAAAGGAAGTGTCGCGCAAGAGCGCGGTGCGCAAGCTGCGCCTGCCGGGCAAGCTCGCGGACTGCACGCAGAACGCCGCCGCCGGTGCCGAACTGTTCATCGTCGAAGGCGATTCCGCCGGCGGCTCGGCGAAGCAGGCGCGCGACCGCGCCAGCCAGGCGGTGCTGCCGCTGCGCGGCAAGATCCTCAACGTCGCCAGCGCCGGCAACGACAAGCTCGCCGCCAACCAGCAGATCTCCGACCTTGTCCAGGCGCTCGGCTGCGGCACGCGCTCGAAATACCGCGACGAGGACCTGCGCTACGACCGCGTCATCATCATGACAGACGCCGATGTCGACGGCGCCCACATCGCCTCGCTGCTGATCACCTTCTTCTATCAGGAGATGCCGAACCTTGTGCGTGGCGGCCATCTCTACATGGCGGTGCCGCCGCTCTATTCGATCCGGCAGGGCGGCAAGATCGCTTATGCTCGAGACGACGCGCACAAGGACGAGCTGCTGCGCACCGAGTTCACAGGCCGCGCCAAGGTCGAGATCGGCCGCTTCAAGGGCTTGGGCGAGATGATGGCCTCTCAGCTCAAGGAGACCACCATGGATCCCAGGAAGCGCACGCTGCTCAGGGTCGACGTGATCGACGCCGAAGCGGCGACCAAGGACGCGGTCGACGCGCTGATGGGCACCAAGCCGGAGGCGCGCTTCCGCTTCATCCAGGAGCGCGCCGAATTCGCCGAGGCGGACGTGCTGGATATCTGA
- the cpaB gene encoding Flp pilus assembly protein CpaB, whose translation MIGIAAVFGAISIFAADFWVKSQAKADSEEKTASIAMPAEPKVEFKTIVVANAPLRYGMQLDKAQLNEIPWPQDSLPQGAFTSVDELLKQGSRVVLSPIEINEPVLLTKLSGPNGRATLSNMLSPGMRAVTIRTDEIAGVGGFVTPGDRVDVVLTRDAGDIQEVAKNAQGASGSTITSEIVVADAKVLSVGQGADERQTEPQVANSVTLEVTTEGAKQVALARTVGTLSLSLRSASDSSAGKDGLTTISSFGGSVAANAGAAAGALFEAVAKEPEKPQFKTIIVTRGTKAEEYKVPSPDQQQQ comes from the coding sequence ATGATCGGCATCGCCGCCGTCTTCGGCGCGATCTCGATCTTTGCCGCGGATTTCTGGGTCAAGAGCCAGGCGAAAGCCGATTCCGAAGAGAAAACGGCTTCGATCGCGATGCCTGCCGAACCGAAGGTCGAGTTCAAGACCATTGTCGTGGCCAATGCGCCGCTGCGCTACGGCATGCAGCTCGACAAGGCGCAGCTCAATGAAATCCCGTGGCCGCAGGATTCTCTGCCGCAGGGCGCGTTCACCTCGGTCGACGAACTGCTGAAGCAAGGCAGTCGCGTGGTGCTGTCACCGATCGAGATCAACGAACCGGTGCTGCTCACCAAGCTGTCGGGGCCGAACGGCCGCGCGACACTTTCCAACATGCTGTCGCCCGGAATGCGGGCGGTGACCATCCGCACCGATGAGATCGCCGGCGTTGGCGGCTTCGTCACGCCGGGCGACCGCGTCGATGTCGTGCTGACGCGTGATGCCGGCGATATCCAGGAAGTCGCCAAGAACGCGCAGGGCGCATCCGGCTCGACGATCACCTCTGAAATCGTGGTGGCCGATGCCAAGGTCCTGTCCGTCGGCCAGGGCGCCGACGAGCGCCAGACCGAGCCGCAGGTTGCCAATTCGGTAACCCTCGAGGTGACGACCGAGGGCGCGAAGCAGGTGGCGCTGGCCCGCACCGTCGGCACGCTGTCACTGTCGCTCCGCTCCGCCAGCGACAGCAGCGCCGGCAAGGACGGCCTCACCACGATCTCATCCTTCGGCGGCTCGGTGGCGGCAAACGCGGGGGCGGCTGCCGGCGCGCTGTTCGAGGCGGTGGCGAAGGAGCCGGAGAAGCCGCAGTTCAAGACAATCATCGTGACGCGCGGCACGAAGGCCGAGGAATACAAGGTGCCATCGCCGGACCAGCAGCAGCAATAG
- a CDS encoding type II and III secretion system protein family protein — MLVLSGQARAGNDIVYVSATKNASIKVAKGKPRTIMTSAAFYQIVIGDPEIANVNPLTDKSFYVLGNNLGTTGIALFNENKQLVGTIDIEVTLDTEQLANTIRASVPDAKINVGSANGRVVLSGEADDAVAAEKANKIATRFSGNEEVINSVNISSSQQVQLNVRFVEINRQAGMDLGAKYSANFAYGLGGRNVAIEPGDIPAAGTGEVIGRLLSNGVSIDIAIKALEERGLARRLAEPNLIARSGQTASFLAGGEFPIPVSEENGKISVSYKKYGVSLDFTPTVLKDGLVSLDIAPEVSSIDASASYNIGEISVPGFIVRRAKTSVDLKNGQSFMIAGLLQSQNDITTSRLPGLGKLPVLGSLFSSKAYQRRETDLVIIVTPYLVKPVDPSKKMVEPTDGTQPASNSDYFLNNTEEVKASDPNRALAMADGRVTQPAAPTAGHFLDLPKD; from the coding sequence ATGCTTGTCCTCAGCGGGCAGGCGCGGGCCGGCAATGACATCGTCTATGTCTCGGCGACCAAGAACGCATCGATCAAGGTGGCCAAGGGAAAGCCGCGGACGATCATGACGAGCGCGGCCTTCTACCAGATCGTCATCGGCGATCCGGAGATCGCCAACGTCAATCCGCTGACCGACAAGTCCTTCTATGTGCTGGGCAACAATCTCGGCACCACCGGCATCGCGCTGTTCAATGAGAACAAGCAACTGGTCGGCACGATCGACATCGAGGTGACGCTCGACACCGAGCAACTGGCGAACACCATTCGCGCCAGCGTGCCGGATGCCAAGATCAACGTCGGCTCGGCCAATGGCCGCGTGGTGCTGTCGGGCGAAGCGGACGATGCGGTCGCGGCCGAAAAGGCGAACAAGATCGCCACCCGTTTTTCCGGCAACGAGGAAGTCATCAACTCCGTCAACATCTCGTCCTCGCAGCAGGTCCAGCTCAACGTCCGCTTCGTCGAGATCAATCGCCAGGCCGGGATGGATCTCGGCGCCAAGTACAGCGCCAATTTCGCCTATGGCCTTGGCGGCCGCAACGTGGCGATCGAACCGGGCGATATTCCGGCGGCCGGAACTGGCGAGGTCATCGGCCGGCTGTTGTCGAACGGCGTTTCGATCGACATCGCCATCAAGGCGCTGGAGGAGCGCGGCCTTGCCCGGCGGCTGGCCGAGCCGAACCTGATCGCCCGTTCGGGCCAGACGGCGAGCTTCCTCGCCGGCGGCGAGTTCCCGATCCCGGTCTCCGAGGAAAACGGCAAGATCAGCGTCAGCTACAAGAAATACGGCGTCAGCCTGGATTTCACCCCGACCGTGCTGAAGGACGGGCTGGTCAGCCTCGACATCGCGCCGGAAGTGTCGTCGATCGATGCGTCCGCCTCCTACAATATCGGCGAGATCTCGGTGCCCGGCTTCATCGTGCGCCGGGCCAAGACCTCGGTCGACTTGAAGAACGGCCAGAGCTTCATGATCGCCGGCCTGCTGCAGTCGCAGAACGACATCACCACCTCGCGCCTTCCGGGTCTCGGCAAGCTGCCGGTGCTGGGCTCGCTGTTCTCGTCCAAGGCCTATCAGCGGCGCGAGACCGACCTGGTGATCATCGTCACGCCCTATCTGGTCAAGCCTGTCGATCCGTCGAAGAAGATGGTCGAGCCGACCGACGGCACGCAGCCGGCCAGCAATTCGGACTACTTCCTCAACAATACCGAGGAAGTGAAGGCTTCCGACCCGAACCGCGCCCTGGCGATGGCCGACGGCCGCGTCACGCAGCCCGCCGCGCCGACGGCAGGGCATTTCCTCGACCTGCCGAAGGATTGA
- a CDS encoding response regulator: MASGIKSKKILLVSTDRTFLQDTRTAFAASDVIELLTVDKSVNELRGEVQETDFGALIVDMDAAKLEEIESLQRIMRRLEGRVPVVVVTQEFNAAAVRILVQLKVADFLVKPITTADLVRSVVRALQGPGREENTESQIYTFMPAAGGVGTTTLALQTAFQLHHSVTRGASTCVVDLNFQQGACAEYLDLEPRFDITEIENQPERLDRQLLDVMLSKHASGLCVLAAPTRPSEMRSFKTDVVVRMLDLVSAYFDNVVIDMPRTWFPWTETVLLGSNKLYIVAEMTVPCLRHTQRLIQAIYETAGREVKPNVIVNRFEQKMFDNGIKQADVQDILGEHFVGGISNNYRLVREAVDRGVPLHDIDPNANVVNDLKKIILPEEAVTTTAKSKSLFGLGKGLLKRKAG; the protein is encoded by the coding sequence ATGGCAAGCGGCATCAAGAGCAAGAAGATACTGCTCGTATCCACCGACAGGACGTTCCTGCAGGACACCCGCACGGCCTTCGCCGCTTCGGACGTCATCGAGCTTTTGACGGTCGACAAGAGCGTCAACGAGTTGCGCGGCGAAGTCCAGGAGACGGATTTCGGCGCGCTCATCGTCGACATGGACGCGGCGAAGCTGGAAGAGATCGAATCGCTGCAGCGCATCATGCGCCGGCTGGAAGGCCGGGTCCCGGTGGTCGTGGTCACGCAGGAATTCAACGCAGCGGCGGTGCGCATCCTGGTCCAGCTCAAGGTCGCCGACTTTCTGGTCAAGCCGATCACCACCGCCGACCTGGTGCGTTCCGTCGTGCGGGCGCTGCAGGGGCCCGGGCGGGAGGAAAACACCGAGTCGCAGATCTATACCTTCATGCCCGCCGCCGGCGGCGTCGGCACCACGACGCTGGCGCTGCAGACCGCCTTCCAACTGCATCATTCGGTGACGCGCGGCGCCTCGACCTGCGTCGTCGACCTCAATTTCCAGCAGGGCGCCTGCGCCGAATATCTCGATCTCGAGCCGCGCTTCGACATTACCGAGATCGAGAACCAGCCGGAGCGTCTCGACCGGCAGCTGCTGGACGTGATGCTGTCCAAGCATGCGAGCGGGCTCTGCGTGCTGGCGGCGCCGACGCGCCCGTCGGAGATGCGCTCCTTCAAGACCGACGTCGTGGTGCGCATGCTCGACCTCGTCTCGGCCTATTTCGACAATGTCGTCATCGACATGCCGCGCACCTGGTTCCCATGGACCGAGACGGTGCTGCTCGGCTCCAACAAGCTCTATATCGTGGCCGAGATGACGGTGCCGTGCCTGCGCCACACGCAACGCCTCATCCAGGCGATCTACGAGACCGCCGGCAGGGAGGTGAAGCCGAACGTGATCGTCAACCGCTTCGAGCAGAAGATGTTCGACAACGGCATCAAGCAGGCCGATGTCCAGGACATCCTCGGCGAGCATTTCGTCGGTGGCATCTCGAACAATTACCGGCTGGTGCGCGAGGCCGTAGACCGTGGCGTGCCGCTGCACGACATCGACCCGAACGCCAATGTCGTCAATGACCTGAAGAAGATCATCCTGCCCGAGGAAGCGGTGACGACGACGGCCAAGTCGAAGTCGCTGTTCGGCCTCGGCAAGGGCCTGCTGAAGAGGAAGGCCGGATGA
- a CDS encoding CpaF family protein, whose protein sequence is MTSRFSTLQNRDLRPQRPAEAAPVTQHTVVIPTTRKLVAPKVEAAPAKSANKVLDARVRIHRMLLEEINLVALERLPKDEMRRQVHEFVSEKTRHERMAINTAELDALVDDIVDEMVGLGPLEPLLKDPEINDILINGHQNCFVERRGKLQQVHIPFKDEAHLLRIINKIVAAVGRRVDESAPMVDARMLDGSRFNAAIRPVGVDGPLVSIRKFSKNKLGLHKLVEFGAITQNMAEVLAAAVHARKTTIISGGTGTGKTTMLNALSAFIPEDERLITIEDAAELQLQQPHVARMETRPANIEGHGELKQRDLVKNALRMRPDRVILGECRGEEAFDMLQAMNTGHEGSMATIHANTPRDAISRLEQMLGMTGMPMTVQSIRSQIASAIDIIVQLTRLSDGKRKVTSVAEVTGMEGDVIQMQEIFRFVRTGMEADGKILGHYEATGIRPRFLEDLRAMGIEFPGKYFEPGRPQE, encoded by the coding sequence ATGACCAGCCGCTTTTCAACGCTCCAGAACCGCGACCTGCGTCCGCAGCGCCCAGCCGAGGCGGCGCCGGTGACGCAGCACACCGTGGTCATCCCGACGACGCGCAAGCTTGTCGCGCCGAAGGTCGAGGCAGCCCCCGCCAAGAGCGCCAACAAGGTGCTCGACGCGCGGGTGCGTATCCACCGCATGCTGCTCGAGGAAATCAACCTCGTGGCGCTGGAACGGCTGCCGAAGGACGAGATGCGCCGGCAGGTGCATGAATTCGTCTCGGAAAAGACCCGCCATGAGCGAATGGCGATCAACACCGCCGAGCTCGACGCGCTGGTCGACGACATCGTCGACGAGATGGTCGGTCTCGGCCCACTGGAGCCGCTGCTCAAAGACCCCGAGATCAACGACATCCTGATCAACGGCCACCAGAATTGCTTCGTCGAAAGGCGCGGCAAGCTGCAGCAGGTGCATATCCCGTTCAAGGACGAGGCGCATCTGCTTCGAATCATAAACAAAATCGTCGCCGCGGTCGGCCGTCGCGTCGATGAGTCGGCGCCGATGGTCGACGCGCGCATGCTGGACGGCTCGCGTTTCAACGCCGCCATCCGGCCGGTTGGCGTCGACGGGCCGCTGGTGTCGATCCGCAAATTCTCCAAGAACAAGCTCGGCCTGCACAAGCTGGTCGAATTCGGCGCCATCACCCAGAACATGGCCGAGGTGCTGGCGGCGGCCGTGCATGCCCGCAAGACCACCATCATCTCTGGCGGCACCGGCACCGGCAAGACGACGATGCTGAACGCGCTGTCGGCCTTCATTCCCGAGGACGAGCGACTGATCACCATCGAGGACGCCGCCGAGCTGCAATTGCAGCAGCCGCATGTCGCGCGCATGGAGACACGGCCCGCCAATATCGAGGGCCACGGCGAACTGAAGCAGCGCGACCTGGTCAAGAACGCGCTGCGCATGCGCCCCGACCGCGTCATCCTCGGCGAGTGCCGCGGCGAGGAAGCCTTCGACATGCTGCAGGCGATGAACACCGGCCATGAAGGCTCGATGGCGACCATCCACGCCAACACGCCGCGCGACGCCATCTCGCGCCTGGAGCAGATGCTCGGCATGACCGGCATGCCGATGACGGTGCAGTCGATCCGCAGCCAGATCGCCAGCGCCATCGACATCATCGTGCAACTGACCCGCCTGTCCGACGGCAAGCGCAAGGTGACCAGCGTCGCCGAGGTGACCGGCATGGAAGGCGACGTCATCCAGATGCAGGAGATATTCCGCTTCGTGCGCACCGGCATGGAGGCGGACGGCAAGATCCTCGGTCACTACGAGGCGACCGGAATCCGCCCGCGTTTCCTCGAGGACCTGCGCGCCATGGGCATCGAATTCCCGGGCAAGTATTTCGAACCCGGCCGTCCACAGGAGTAA
- a CDS encoding type II secretion system F family protein, whose protein sequence is MFGGFSAIYVVYAAAALTGIMIAEACYLLYAGRSDKRTAINRRMKLQENKISQEQVLIQLRKERGLEAGSSVFSLDRFRALRTQSGMTMPLSKFLAITSGAALVAALVAIWYGLPLLLGLLLFVVLLPVLPVMSLRFQRGRRLKRFGMQLPEALELITRGLKAGHPVPVAISMVAREMPDPIGTEFGVIADEVTYGSDLVSALNSLFDRVGHEDLPLFVTAVSIQNSSGGNLREILDGLSSTIRERGKLRRKVRAISTEGRMSAYILTAVPALLFAAIMVMMPQFYKSVWGEPKTWYLLGGSVTWLMLGNAIMFKMSNFRF, encoded by the coding sequence GTGTTCGGAGGCTTCAGCGCGATCTACGTCGTCTATGCCGCGGCAGCGCTCACCGGCATCATGATCGCAGAGGCGTGCTACCTGCTTTATGCCGGCCGCAGCGACAAACGCACCGCAATCAACCGGCGCATGAAGCTGCAGGAGAACAAGATCAGCCAGGAACAGGTGCTGATCCAGCTGCGCAAGGAACGCGGCCTGGAGGCCGGCAGCTCGGTGTTCTCGCTCGACCGGTTCCGCGCCTTGCGCACCCAGTCCGGCATGACGATGCCTCTGTCCAAATTCCTGGCGATCACTTCGGGCGCGGCGCTGGTGGCGGCGCTGGTCGCCATCTGGTACGGGCTGCCGTTGCTGCTCGGCCTTCTATTGTTTGTCGTCCTCTTGCCGGTGCTGCCCGTCATGTCGCTGCGCTTCCAGCGCGGCCGCCGGCTGAAACGGTTCGGCATGCAGTTGCCGGAGGCGCTGGAACTGATCACGCGCGGCCTGAAGGCCGGCCATCCGGTGCCGGTCGCCATCTCCATGGTGGCGCGCGAGATGCCGGACCCGATCGGCACTGAGTTCGGCGTCATCGCGGATGAGGTGACCTACGGCTCGGACCTGGTTTCGGCGCTGAATTCGCTGTTCGACCGGGTCGGCCATGAAGACCTGCCGTTGTTCGTCACCGCCGTGTCGATCCAGAACAGTTCGGGCGGCAATCTGCGCGAGATCCTCGACGGGCTGTCGTCGACGATCCGCGAACGCGGCAAGCTGCGTCGCAAGGTGCGCGCGATTTCGACCGAGGGCCGCATGTCGGCCTATATCCTGACGGCCGTGCCGGCACTTCTGTTCGCGGCCATCATGGTGATGATGCCGCAATTCTACAAAAGCGTCTGGGGCGAGCCGAAGACCTGGTACTTGCTTGGCGGCTCGGTCACCTGGCTGATGCTGGGCAATGCCATCATGTTCAAGATGTCGAACTTCAGGTTCTGA
- a CDS encoding type II secretion system F family protein encodes MQAVIEFLASLAPTSLLPVAVLLLMLGGSAVAWPLVVAKGDRNEVKRRLKVEESSKAVEQTEPAPRKNSNAVREKAVKRAQEFYAKSDPENVARLRMKLIQAGYMEPRAVGTFFLIRFAAFVGLALGALLLNHWMASADSTMTSRWTFVILSGAAGYFLPGLVLTQKVREKMREYRNGFPDFMDLMIVCSDAGMSMEAGIERVSKELAKTYPSLSMNLQLVSLELRAGRSLDDALKALADRLSLDEVRSFATLLQQSKELGTSLSGALRVFSDEMRHKRMSLAEEKAHALPAKMSVPVTVCILPVVLMIAIIPIIVKMTTAH; translated from the coding sequence ATGCAGGCTGTGATCGAATTCCTCGCTTCGCTCGCGCCGACCTCGCTGTTGCCGGTTGCGGTGCTGCTGCTGATGCTGGGTGGCAGCGCGGTGGCCTGGCCGCTGGTCGTTGCCAAGGGCGACCGCAACGAGGTCAAGCGCCGGCTGAAGGTGGAGGAGAGCAGCAAGGCCGTCGAGCAGACTGAGCCTGCGCCGCGGAAGAATTCCAACGCGGTGCGCGAGAAGGCGGTGAAGCGGGCGCAGGAATTCTACGCCAAGAGCGACCCCGAGAATGTCGCGCGGCTGCGCATGAAGCTCATCCAGGCCGGCTACATGGAACCGCGTGCTGTCGGCACCTTCTTCCTGATCCGCTTTGCCGCCTTCGTCGGCCTGGCTCTTGGCGCCCTGCTGCTCAACCACTGGATGGCGAGCGCGGATTCGACCATGACCAGCCGCTGGACCTTCGTCATCCTTTCGGGCGCTGCCGGCTATTTCCTGCCCGGTCTGGTGCTGACCCAGAAGGTGCGGGAGAAGATGCGCGAATACCGCAACGGCTTTCCCGACTTCATGGACCTGATGATCGTCTGCTCCGACGCCGGCATGAGCATGGAGGCCGGCATCGAGCGCGTCTCCAAGGAGCTCGCCAAGACCTATCCTTCGCTCAGCATGAACCTGCAGCTGGTATCGCTGGAGCTCAGGGCCGGGCGCAGCCTCGACGATGCGCTCAAGGCGCTCGCCGATCGTCTCAGCCTCGATGAGGTGCGCTCCTTCGCGACGCTGCTGCAGCAGTCCAAGGAACTGGGCACCAGCCTGTCGGGGGCGTTGCGCGTCTTTTCCGACGAGATGCGGCACAAGCGCATGTCGCTGGCCGAGGAGAAGGCGCATGCCCTGCCAGCCAAGATGTCGGTGCCGGTGACGGTATGCATCCTGCCGGTGGTGCTGATGATCGCCATCATCCCGATCATCGTAAAGATGACGACCGCGCACTGA
- a CDS encoding tetratricopeptide repeat protein, with protein sequence MRHRHPAAMAALAAVLMITGCTTSSNSVDTTKTTAIQPASKDVSASDLAEGKAQFREANYGLAEKHFRKAVELKADNAEAWMGLAASYDELGRFDFADRAYDQLLKVAGRKPQIVNNMGYSQLLRGNRTKARVLLLEAKAHMADPTVVDANLALLNKS encoded by the coding sequence ATGCGTCACAGACATCCCGCGGCAATGGCCGCATTGGCAGCCGTCTTGATGATCACCGGTTGCACGACCAGCAGTAACAGCGTCGACACGACCAAGACCACCGCGATCCAGCCAGCGTCCAAGGATGTCAGCGCTTCCGACCTGGCGGAGGGCAAGGCGCAGTTCCGCGAGGCGAATTACGGCCTTGCCGAAAAGCATTTCCGCAAGGCCGTCGAGCTCAAGGCCGACAATGCCGAAGCCTGGATGGGGCTGGCCGCTTCCTATGACGAGCTCGGCCGTTTCGACTTCGCCGACCGCGCCTATGACCAGCTCTTGAAGGTCGCCGGCCGCAAGCCGCAGATCGTCAACAACATGGGATATTCGCAACTGCTGCGCGGCAACAGGACGAAGGCAAGGGTTTTGCTGCTCGAGGCCAAGGCCCACATGGCCGATCCGACCGTGGTCGACGCCAACCTCGCGCTGCTGAACAAGAGCTAG
- a CDS encoding diguanylate cyclase, producing MLDFSSLLLAAALSGSCLSITLFAIWFTAPRAHFVLTVACGMLVLVAHVVLFWQYTKEPGPLLCQATLALLNLGFLVICLSSMQYLSVPGYKRVIVPTLLAMTVCAAVTYFGFDGIGFILTYATVTALLVVIGVMFWIKGGGHDRRILLVVSFLSGTCAVSFALCGLVLAIRGQWVLGLAPNNWAERLNSVVAVACMTGLGALTLSLHHLQAQIELKAETLTDPLTGLMNRRALNSLYGERAFGPFMAVVMFDLDHFKRTNDLFGHPVGDKVLCRFAAIIRKYGRSGVDAFRLGGEEFALVMSRMTEDKAFDLASKIGVAFGAEVVPTPRGPLRSTVSGGIGFGKAEGSSLDDVLAEADKALYAAKHAGRNCVLVLDKVSKADGPALRSA from the coding sequence ATGTTGGATTTTAGTTCGCTCCTGCTCGCGGCGGCGCTGTCGGGCTCGTGCCTCAGCATCACGCTGTTTGCGATCTGGTTCACCGCGCCGCGGGCGCACTTCGTGCTGACGGTGGCGTGCGGCATGCTCGTGCTTGTCGCGCATGTCGTGCTGTTCTGGCAGTACACAAAGGAGCCCGGCCCTTTGCTGTGCCAGGCTACCCTTGCGCTGCTCAACCTGGGTTTTTTGGTGATCTGCCTGTCGTCCATGCAGTATCTCAGCGTGCCCGGCTACAAGCGCGTGATTGTGCCGACCCTGCTAGCAATGACCGTTTGCGCCGCCGTCACCTATTTCGGTTTTGACGGTATCGGCTTCATCCTCACCTATGCGACTGTCACGGCGTTGCTCGTCGTGATCGGTGTGATGTTTTGGATCAAGGGCGGCGGTCATGATCGCCGGATCCTGCTGGTCGTCTCATTCCTCAGCGGCACCTGTGCGGTGTCCTTCGCACTGTGTGGGTTGGTGCTGGCGATCCGTGGACAGTGGGTGCTTGGCTTGGCACCCAACAATTGGGCCGAACGGCTGAATTCCGTCGTTGCGGTCGCCTGCATGACCGGTCTCGGCGCGCTGACGCTTTCGCTGCACCACTTGCAGGCGCAGATCGAATTGAAGGCCGAGACCCTGACCGATCCACTGACGGGGCTGATGAACCGGCGGGCGCTGAACTCGCTCTATGGCGAGCGCGCCTTCGGACCGTTCATGGCGGTGGTGATGTTCGACCTCGACCATTTCAAGAGGACGAACGACCTGTTCGGCCATCCGGTCGGCGACAAGGTTCTGTGCCGCTTCGCCGCGATCATCAGGAAGTACGGCAGGAGCGGCGTCGACGCCTTCCGCCTTGGCGGCGAGGAATTCGCGCTGGTCATGTCGCGCATGACCGAAGACAAGGCCTTCGATCTTGCCAGCAAGATCGGCGTCGCCTTCGGCGCCGAGGTGGTGCCAACCCCGCGCGGCCCGCTGCGCAGCACTGTCAGCGGCGGCATCGGCTTCGGCAAGGCCGAAGGCAGCAGCCTCGACGATGTGCTGGCCGAGGCGGACAAGGCACTCTACGCGGCCAAGCATGCCGGACGGAACTGCGTTCTTGTCCTGGACAAGGTGAGCAAGGCCGACGGGCCGGCCTTGCGTTCCGCTTGA